The following coding sequences are from one Gossypium raimondii isolate GPD5lz chromosome 4, ASM2569854v1, whole genome shotgun sequence window:
- the LOC105780957 gene encoding uncharacterized protein LOC105780957 isoform X2 gives MELLVTSGYVLGRDSTHSGIRGSWNTQGLPHHARYGTDHNTDYSKGQSSSTRNKDKSSSVYHNETVEPSYLSSSIYYGGQENYSPRKKTTESPPYFQKDGGDDDLNGNNSNGASRGNWWQGSLYY, from the exons ATGGAATTATTGGTGACCTCTGGCTAT GTGCTGGGGAGGGACTCAACTCACTCCGGAATTAGAGGTTCATGGAATACTCAGGGTTTGCCCCATCATGCCAGATATGGAACAG ATCATAACACTGATTATAGCAAGGGACAAAGCAGCAGCACAAGGAATAAAGACAAGAGTTCATCCGTTTATCACAATGAAACAGTGGAACCTAGCTATCTCAGCTCATCTATTTACTATGGAGGCCAAGAAAACTATTCTCCAAGGAAGAAAACCACTGAGTCTCCCCCCTAT TTTCAAAAAGATGGGGGAGATGATGATCTCAATGGAAACAATTCTAATGGTGCTTCAAGAGGAAATTGGTGGCAGG GCTCACTTTATTACTAA
- the LOC105780957 gene encoding uncharacterized protein LOC105780957 isoform X1 — protein MENKRQVSGSSSSLSSSSSSSVSLDHLFGPKDSSSSSTTTTGLFGTIFPPPSVVLGRDSTHSGIRGSWNTQGLPHHARYGTDHNTDYSKGQSSSTRNKDKSSSVYHNETVEPSYLSSSIYYGGQENYSPRKKTTESPPYFQKDGGDDDLNGNNSNGASRGNWWQGSLYY, from the exons ATGGAAAACAAAAGGCAAGTGAGTGGCTcttcatcatcattatcatcatcatcttcatcgtCTGTTTCTTTGGATCATCTCTTTGGTCCAAAGgactcttcttcttcatcaactACCACAACTGGGCTTTTTGGGACTATTTTTCCCCCTCCATCAGTG GTGCTGGGGAGGGACTCAACTCACTCCGGAATTAGAGGTTCATGGAATACTCAGGGTTTGCCCCATCATGCCAGATATGGAACAG ATCATAACACTGATTATAGCAAGGGACAAAGCAGCAGCACAAGGAATAAAGACAAGAGTTCATCCGTTTATCACAATGAAACAGTGGAACCTAGCTATCTCAGCTCATCTATTTACTATGGAGGCCAAGAAAACTATTCTCCAAGGAAGAAAACCACTGAGTCTCCCCCCTAT TTTCAAAAAGATGGGGGAGATGATGATCTCAATGGAAACAATTCTAATGGTGCTTCAAGAGGAAATTGGTGGCAGG GCTCACTTTATTACTAA